One region of Primulina tabacum isolate GXHZ01 chromosome 1, ASM2559414v2, whole genome shotgun sequence genomic DNA includes:
- the LOC142518863 gene encoding uncharacterized protein LOC142518863 → MIGLVDKLVGMDLILPSELTTDVLLLSLPSSFDPFVVNFNMNKMEPTLEELVNMIVTFESTIKKEKRVLYVGSSSDTKTGPPGKGKKRSFQRPKKNVPLKRQTPNPVVAATPVKADKTVDICHHYKKPGHWRRNCREYLAQKSSGNGDGKK, encoded by the exons atgattgggctcgtggacaagctcgttggcatggatctgatcttgccttcggagttgaccaccgacgtgttgctcttatcgctgcctagctcatttgatccttttgtggtgaacttcaacatgaacaagatggagccgacccttgaggagttggtgaatatgattgtgacttttgagtccactatcaagaaagagaagcgggttctttatgtgggctcttcatctgatacgaagaccggtccacctgggaagggaaagaagcgttctttccagcgtcccaagaagaacgtgcccttgaagaggcagactccgaatcccgttgtggcagccaccccagtgaaggctgacaagactgttgacatctgtcatcactacaagaagcctggacattggaggcgtaactgcagggaatatcttgcccagaagagctCTGGAAACG gtgatgggaagaagtag